A region of the Neomicrococcus lactis genome:
AAGTCCTTGCTGGTCATCGCAATCACCAAGCGGTTCTCAGTCTCTTCGCTGAAGCGACGGCCTACTTCTTCGAGCCAGCGCTGCGAGATAGATTCTGAGCCTTCAGCGGGGGCTGCAAGGACATAGCTTTCAATTCGAACGCTGTCGATGGGGGTGCGAGCAAGGACGCGCCCAAACCAGCCGAGCGCGCGCGGATCTCCGTGACCCGCCAAGAGTTCGTCGCCGACGGCGGCAAGCCGAATGGTCCTGGTATCCACGAAAATCCTTTCTAAAGATTGAAATAACACTAACAGTCATAAGTGTGGGGTCCACACGCGGCGCGCATGGACCCCACACTTTGTCAACTAGTTGCGGTCAAGAACCTGCGAAACAAGCTTCGCGTTTTCCACCTCGTGGCGCTTGTGAGAGCCGGTTGCGGTGGAAGCGGATGCCTTGCGGGAAGCCAAGCGGACTGGGCGTCCAAGCTCTGGCACCAGGTTCAGTCCGATGAATGGCCATGGGCCCTGGTTTGCTGGCTCGTCCTGAGCCCACACAACCTCGGCGTTCGGGTAGCGATCGAGTTCAGCCTTGACCTCTTCCGTTGGCAACGGGTAGAGCTGCTCAACGCGAACCAAAGCGGTCTTGGTGTCCTGAGCCTTGGTGCGTGCTGCGAGCAAGTCGTAGTAGAGGCGGCCGGACACGAGTACCACTCGGTCAACATCGTTGCTGTGGACCGAGCGATCTCCAATGACCTTCTGGAACGAGCCCTGCGTGAATTCTTCCACCGAGGAAGCTGCAGCCTTGAGGCGGAGCAACTGCTTCGGGGAGAACACGATCAGCGGCTTGCGTGGACGCGAGTAAGCCTGGCGACGCAAGAGGTGGAAGTGGTTTGCACCCGTGGTTGGGTGAGCCACCACCATGTTCTCTTCGGCGCACATCTGCAAGAAGCGTTCGATGCGAGCGGAGGAGTGGTCCGGTCCCTGGCCCTCATAACCGTGTGGCAAGAGCATGACGAGCGAAGAACGCTGCGACCACTTCTGCTCGGCAGAGGAGATGAATTCGTCAATAACGGTCTGAGCGCCGTTGACGAAGTCACCGAACTGGGCTTCCCACAATACGAGAGCGTTCGGGCGTTCTACGGAGTAACCGTATTCGAAGCCAAGTGCCGCGTATTCCGAGAGCAGCGAATCATAGATGAAGAGCTCGGTGCCCTTCTTGCTCAGCTTCTCGAGTGGCGACCACACCTGACCGGTCTGGCGATCGTGGAAGACTGCGTGGCGCTGCACGAAGGTGCCGCGACGCGAGTCCTGACCCACCAGTCGAACTGGCACGCCTTCGCTCGTGAGCGATCCGAAAGCAGCCAACTCGGCGAAGCCCCAGTCGATGCCGCCTTCCTTGGCCATCTTGGAACGACGCTCGAGGAGAGCCTTGAGCTTCGGGTGAACCGTGAAGCCCTCTGGGATGTCGATGAAGGAATCACCAATCTCCGTGAGCAACTCTTGCGAAATCGCCGTTTCCGTCTTGGCAAATGGCGCGTCAACGTCATCCTGCTGCGAGGCCGGCTTCTCAAGATCAGAGGTCATCGAAGAGCCCGACTGAACTACAGGGATTGGCGAGGTCTGAGCTGCGTGCGTTTCTGCGAAGACGCGCTCAAGGCGCTCTTGGTAGTCGCGCAAAGCCTGATCTGCTTCATCCTGCGTGATGTCACCGCGGCCAACGAGGGCTTCGGTGTACAAGCGGCGGGTGGAGCGCTTGGCTTCGATGAGGTTGTACATCATCGGCTGAGTCATCGAAGGATCATCACCTTCGTTGTGACCGCGGCGGCGGTAGCACACGAGGTCGATCACGACGTCCTTGTTGAAGCGCTGGCGGTATTCGAACGCCAACTGTGCAACGCGGACAACGGACTCTGGCTCATCGCCATTGACGTGGAAGATCGGAGCCTGGATGGTCTTGGCAACGTCCGTAGAGTACGTCGAGGAGCGAGCCGAAGATGGAGCCGTGGTGAAGCCAACCTGGTTGTTGACTACAACGTGGATGGTGCCACCGGTCTTGTAAGCATCAAGCTGGGAGAGGTTCAACGTTTCCGCAACCACACCCTGGCCAGCGAATGCTGCGTCGCCGTGGACGAGGATCGGAAGAACGCTGAAGCGGTCCACGTCCTGATCCAAGACGTCCTGCTTAGCGCGCACAATGCCTTCGAGAACCGAGTTGACGGCTTCCAAGTGCGATGGGTTAGCGGCCAAGTAGACCTTGGTCTGGTTGCCGTTGTCCGAGGTGAACTTGCCGACGGTGCCCAAGTGGTACTTCACGTCGCCGGAGCCCTGAACAGCGCCGGGGTCCTGCACGCCTTCGAACTCGCGGAAGACCTGAGCGTAGGTCTTGCCAGCAATGTTCGTCAGCACGTTGAGACGTCCACGGTGAGCCATACCAATGGCAACTTCGCCGAGGCCTTCGTCTGCTGCGTCAGCCAAGATGGCGTCCAGCAAAGGAATCAGGGATTCGCCGCCCTCGAGGGAGAAGCGCTTCTGACCCACGAACTTGGTCTGCAAGAAGGTTTCGAATGCTTCTGCAGCATTCAAGCGGCCCAGAATGCGGAACTGCTCTTCACGGGAAGGCTTTTCGTAGGTCCGCTCGAGCTTGTTCTGGAACCACTCGCGCTCTTCTGGGTTGGCGATGTGCATGTACTCAACGCCGGTGTAGCGGCAGTATGCGTCGCGCAGCACGCCCAAGATGTTGCGGAGCGGCAAGCGCTGCTGGCCGCCGAAGCCACCCGTGACCCATTCGCGGTCCAGATCCCACAAGGTGAGGCCGTAGGTGCGGATGTCGAGGTCCGGGTGCTTGCGCTGTATGTACTCGAGCGGGTTGGTGTCAGCCATCAAGTGGCCGCGCACGCGGTACGCGTGGATGAGCTGCTGGATGCGAGCGATCTTGTTGACCTGAAGCTCGATGTCCACCTGGTTGTCCACGGCCCAGCGAACTGGCTCGTAAGGAATGCGGAGAGCTTCGAAGATTTCGTCGTAGAAGTTCTGGTCGCCCAAGAGCAAGGACTCGATGAGGCGCAAGAATTCGCCGGAGCCTGCACCCTGAATCACGCGGTGATCGTAGGTGGAGGTCAAGGTGATGATCTTGCCAACACCCTGGGTAGCGATGATCTTCTCGGAAGCGCCACGGAATTCAGCTGGGTACTCGAGAGCGCCCACGCCGACGATCGTGGCCTGACCCTTGGACAAACGTGGCACGGAGTGAACGGTGCCGATGCCGCCTGGGTTGGTCAAGGAGACCGTGGTGCCTGCGTAGTCTTCCATCGTGAGCTTGTTGTCACGAGCGCGCTTGACGAGGTTCTCGTAGGTGTTCCAGAACTCAACGAAGTTGAGGGTCTCAGCCTTCTTGATGTTCGGAACCACGAGCGTGCGCGTGCCGTCTGGCTTTGGCATGTCAATGGCGATGCCGAAGTTCACGTGAGCAGGCTGGATTGCTACTGGCTTGCCGTCCTGAATGTCGTAGGTGACGTTCATGGAAGGGAACTGGGCCAATGCACGAACGGTTGCGTAACCGATCAAGTGCGTGAAGGACACCTTGCCGCCGCGAGCGCGCTTGAGGTGGCTGTTGATGACAATGCGGTTGTCGATCAGCAACTTCGCTGGAACTGCGCGAACCGTAGTGGCGGTAGGAACCGTCAGCGAAGCATCCATGTTGGTGGCGACTGCCTTGGCGACACCCTTGAGGACGGTGACTTCGTCAGTACCAGGATGTCCGGAAGCCTTGGCGTTCTTGTCAGGCAACTGTGCTGGGATTGGACGATTTGCAGAAGCTGCGGCGCTAGCGTTCTTGGCTGCAGGGGCCTGGGCTGGGGATGCCTGAGCCTTTACTTCTGCCTTAGCGCCGGTTTCACCGGAAATTGCGGATGGGGCTGGGTCGTTGACGCGAGCCTGCGTAGCAGCGCGAGGGCTTGGAGCGCTCTGCGTGGCTGAAGAAGCTTGCTGTGCAACGGAAGTCTGTGCGGCAGCGGATGCCGGAGGATTTGCAGGCTTTGCAGGTGCAGCAGAGGCGGCTGGGGACTGCGAAGAGGTGGCTGCAGCAGGCTTGCCGTCAGTAGAGTTAGCGGATTTCGAGTCACCCATGGACTCAAAAATGTTCCACCACTTCTTGTCTACCGAGTTCTTGTCCTGCAGAAATTGCTGATACAGCTCCTCAACTAGCCATTCGTTGCCGCCGAATTCTTCCGCGAGCCGGCTAAGTGATTGTTCTGGCACGGTAAAAACGCCTCTATTCCTCGGTGTGGTGCAGCTGGGGACGGATCCGTTCCACTCCAGCGACCATAACTGCATAGGCAGCGGTCCCAAGTGCAGAACGCAAGCGATCTCAAGTCTAGTGAGTTCGTCAACCTTTATGGCAAGTTTTAGGACGCGCGTCTCAGGTATCCTTCACGAAATTCTGTAGACTAACTCCGCACGTACTGATCGTTCTTAGTGCGATCCTAAACGAATGGCGAAGATTCGCCGGAAGGAACTACTGACACTTTGGAGTCCTCTAGACCCCGCTCACTTGTGTTTGTTGTCCATTTTTCTCGGGCCTGCATTGGCTTGAGCCTGCCTGTTGAAGGTGGTGTTCGCTAGTGGAATGGCTCTATCTCTTTATAGGTTTACTCCTCATCTTGGGCACAGGATTCTTCGTTGCCGTGGAGTTTTCGCTGCTGGCTGTTGATCAGGCCCAAGTTCAGCGATCCATAGATAACAAGGAACGTGGCGCTGAAGCGCTCATGAAGTGCTTGAAGTCGCTTTCAACGCAGCTCTCTTCCTGTCAGCTCGGCATCACGCTGACCACGTTGCTCACCGGTTTCGTCATGGAGCCGAGCGTCGGCAAGCTCTTGACGCCCATCTTGGAAGGCTGGGGCCTGGGTCCCGCATCGGCGCCCATTTCGCTCGTGGTGGCCATGGTGCTCGCCACGTTGCTTTCCATGGTGTTGGGTGAGCTGATCCCTAAGAACCTCGCCATCGCCGCCGGATTGCCACTTGGCCGCATGCTTGCAACTCCTCAGCTGATCTTCACCGCCGTCTTCAAGCCCTTTATTTTCATGTTGAATGGTTTCTCCAACCGAGTGCTGCATTTGTTTGGGATGGAAGCGAAGGAAGAAATTTCGGGTGCCCGCACCCCAGAGGAATTGAACTCTCTGCTTCGCCGGTCCGCAGAACTGGGCACGCTGGACCAAGACACTGCACGGTTCTTGTCCCGCACGCTCGTCTTCTCGGATCGCACGGCCGCAGACGTGATGACTCCACGCATTCGGATGGAAACCGTTCACGCGGATGACCCACTCGACGAGGTCATCGAAGCGTCTCGTCGCACTGGCTTCTCCCGTTTCCCTGTCATCGGAGATTCGCCGGATGACATCGTGGGTGTTTGCCACGTGAAGAAAGCTGTTGCGGTCCCGCGCAAGAAGCGAGAAGGCCTCGTCGCAGCGAACATCAAGTCGGACGTCGTGTCCGTCCCTGAGACAGTTCACCTCGATGACTTGATTACTGAGCTCCGCGAGGCGAACCTTCAGATGGCCGTGGTGCTGGATGAATACGGCGGAACCGCCGGCGTGGTGACCCTTGAGGACTTGGTTGAGGAAATCGTCGGCGAGGTGACGGACGAGCACGACCCCGTCAAGCCTGGCGTTCTTCAGTCGGCAACGGGCCAGTGGTACTTCCCGGCCATCATGCGCCCGGATGAAGTCAACGAGCAGGTTCCTGCTCTCAAGATTCCAGAAGATGGCTCCTATGAAACTGTCGGTGGGTTTGTGATGTTCGCACTTGGCCGCATTCCCGCCGTGAGTGACGAGGTAGCTATCGAAGGCGGTCGCGTTATCGTTTCCCGCATGGACGGACGTCGTGTTGACCGCGTGCGGTTTGTTCCGTTTGGAGAGGACGACGACGCCTCGGCCGAGTCTGAACGCTCAGGAGGTGCCCGATGAGTGATTGGACGGGCATTGTTTGGCTTGTAGTCCTGCTCTTCGCGAACGCCTTCTTTGTTGCGGGCGAATTCGCGGTCATGTCTGCACGTCGTAGCCAGATCGAACCGCTGGCAGAAGCCGGAAATAAGCGCGCCATGAACGCGCTGAAGGCGATGGAAAACGTCTCGATCATGCTGGCTATTTGTCAGCTGGGTATCACGGTCTGTTCCTTGCTGATCCTGAACGTGGCTGAGCCGGCTATTCACCACTTGTTCGAGGTTCCACTTCACATGGTGGGAATTCCGGACGCGTTCGTGGATACGGTGGCCTTCTTGCTGGCGCTGCTGATCGTCACGTTCTTGCACGTCACCTTTGGTGAAATGGTGCCGAAGAACATGGCTGTTTCTGTTGCAGATAAAGCTGTCTTGCTCTTGGCGACACCTCTGTTGTGGCTGTCCACGATCACGAAGCCGATTGTGTACTCGTTGAACTGGATCGCTAATCACGCACTGCGTCTCATGGGAATTGAGCCCAAGGACGAAGTCACCTCGAGCTACACCATTGAAGAAGTTCAGTCGATCGTGGAGGAATCCACGAAGCACGGAACGCTCGAAGACGACGCTGGCATTCTTTCGAGCGCGCTGGAGTTCTCTGACTACACGGCCGAGAACATCATGGTGAAACTGGATGAAGTGGTCACGCTGCCTGCTGACACCACTCCACGAAGCTTTGAAAAGGCCGTGGGCCGAACTGGCTTCTCGCGCTTCGTCATGCTTGATGAGGATGACGCCTTCGCTGGCTACCTCCACTTGAAGGACGTCCTGGCGATTCCGGATTCGCTCTACGGAGAACCCATCTCCGTCACTCGGTTGCGCTCTATGGCGAACCTGAAGGCGAACACTGAAGTTGAAGATGCGCTTGCGGTCATGCAGCGTACGGGCTCTCACGTTGCTCGTGTGCTGGGGGAGAACAACTCCACGATCGGCATCCTCTTCTTCGAAGACGTCTTGGAGCAGTTGGTTGGCGAAATTCATGACGCCACGCAGCAACAAGGTCTGCGTCGAAAGAATCTGGCCGAGCATGAAGAGGGCGCGAACGGGAACGCCACGGCGACCTCCTAAGTCGCTAATGCAAATCGTTCGCATTTGCGATACGATGGGACCTCGGCGACGCAAGCTAGCGTCGTCGTACTTTCTGAAAATCTAGTAGCGCATGCGCGCACTGACCGCGGCACTCGCCGCTTAGAAAGGTCCTTTTGTGATCTCTCAGCACACTTCAGCTTCCCGGCTGAAGCGACGCACCCTCATGACCCTCGCCGTTCCAGCAATGTTGACCCTGGCTGCTTGTGGCCAGCAAGGCGGCACTGCAGGCGCATCCTCAAGCGGTTCCTCGAATTCTGGAATCTCTGTGGTTGCCTCCACCAATGTGTACGGCGATATTGCCCAGCAGATTGGTGGAGACAAGGTCCAAGTTTCGTCCATCATCACGCGCGAATCTCAGGATCCGCACTCGTATGAGGCCAGCGCTCAGGACCGCTTGGCCGTGTCTAAGGCCAAGCTCGTGGTGGCAAACGGCGGTGGCTACGACGACTACATGGATCAGCTCGCTGGCAACGGCTCGGCGTCTGTCATTCATGCCGTGGATTTCTCCAAGGAAGACACCACGCATGACCATTCGGGCGAGGCCCACGCTGAACACGAACATGGCGCCGAGGGCAACGAGCACGTCTGGTACGACCTCCACGCCATGGAGGCCCTAGCGGAGGGGATTAAGGACGAGCTGATCAAGGTTGATGCTTCGAACGAAGCAACTTATGTGGCCAACGCCAAGAAGCTCGTGGAGTCGCTGAAGCCGCTCGCTGACCGTGCACACGCTTTGGCTTCGGCGAATGCGGGCAAGAAGTTCGCGATGACGGAACCTGTGCCGCAGTACCTTCTGTCGGAGACTGGCTTCGAGGATGCCACTCCTGCTGGTTTTAGCTCCGCGATTGAAGCCGGGAATGATGTCCCGCCGCTCGTTGTTCTGGACATGGAAAAGGCGCTCGAAGCTAAGTCTTTCTCCTTCCTCGCGTTCAACCCGCAGACGGCCACGCCACAGACGGATTCCATCAAGGCAACCGCCGAGAAGAACGGCGTTCCGGTGCTGAATTTTCTGGAGTTGTTGCCGGAAGGTAAGGATTTTCAGCAGTGGATGAGCGAGAACATCTCAAGTATTGAGGGCCTGAATGCCAAGTAGTACCTCCGCCCAGGAGCCAACGCAGTCTGCATCCGCAGCACCGCGGCCGGCTATCGATGTGCAGGACGCATGTCTGAGCTTTGGCAATCGCACGTTGTGGGACAACCTGAGTTTTTCAGTAAACCCCGGCGAGTTCGTGGCTGTGTTGGGTCCCAATGGCTGCGGTAAGACCACGCTCTTGCGAGTTCTTTTGGGACTTCAAGAACTGGACCGTGGCACCGTGCGTATCGCCGGAAAGCCAGCTACCCGCGGCTCGGCCGACGTCGGATACATTCCGCAACAGAAGATGCTGCCGGAAAACACCCCACTTCGCGGCCGTGACCTCGTGGCTCTTGGACTTGAGGGTTATCGCTGGGGACCGGGCTTGCCCTCTCGCAAGACCAAAGACCGCGTGCAAGAACTCATCTCGCTCGTGAAAGCGGAGAGCTTCGCGGACCGTCCCGTGGGACTGTTGTCCGGCGGCGAGCAGCAACGACTGCGCGCGGTGCAGGCTGTCGCATCCCACCCGCCGGTGCTGTTGTGCGATGAGCCATTGCTCTCACTCGATTTGAATCACCAGCGTGCCGTGACCTCTCTGATTCACCAGGAGACGGTGGACAATGACACCGCCGTCCTGTTCGTCACCCACGAAATCAACCCGGTGTTGCCGTACGTGGACAAAGTGTTGTTCTTGGCTGGCGGCCGTTTCAACGTGGGCCACCCGGATGAGGTGCTGACCTCGGAAGTCCTCTCAGATCTCTACGGTTCTCATATTGACGTGGTGCGCTCCGAGGACCGCGTGGCGATCATCGGCCTGCAGGACGGCATTGTGCACAAGCATCAGGAAGGAGCGCTCTAGACGTGAACTTCAGTGACATGTGGAGCACCATTTTCTCCTTCGAAAACTACGCCGAGCTGCTTCCACTGGTTTCTAACTCTTTGTTGGCCGGCGCCATTTTGGGCGTGGTCGGCGGCTTGATCGGCGTCTTCGTGATGACCCGCGACATGGCGTTTGCGGTGCACGGCATCGCCGAACTGAGCTTCGCCGGAGCAGCCTTCGCGCTGCTGATCGGTGCGAACGTGATTTGGGGATCCGTGGGGGGTTCCTTGATTGCAGCGCTCTTGCTAGGAGCGTTAGGCACCAAAGCAAGCGACCGAAATGCCGTCACTGGCGTCCTCATGCCCTTCGGGCTGGGCCTCGGCATTTTGTTCTTGTCCCTGTACGAGGGCCGAAGCGCCAACAAGTTTGGCCTCTTGACTGGTCAGATCGTGTCCGTCGATTCCGTGCAACTAGGACTTTTGGCTGGCGGAGCCGTCATCGTCATTGCCGCTCTGCTGGTGATGTGGCGTCCCCTCATGTTTGCCTCCGTGGATCCAGCTGTCGCGATGGCTAAGGGCGTGCCGGTGCGCGGTCTTTCGATTGCGTTCATGCTGGTGCTCGGCCTTGCCGTGGCGTTGTCCATCCAGGTGGTGGGCTCGCTTTTGGTGCTGGCGCTACTGATTACGCCGGCTGCCGCCGCATTGCTCGTGTCTTCACGCCCGCCGATTGTGGTGGGGTTGAGCGTGCTTTTTGCCATGACCAGCGTGGTGGGAGGCATTCTGCTCTCGCTCGCGGGCCGCTTGCCAATTAGCCCGTACGTGACCACGTTGAGCTTCTTGATTTACGCGATCTGCCGCACGCTCAATTGGGTACGACGCCGCAGCTACCGTGCGAGGGCACGTGCAGAACACTCCGCACACAGTCCGGAGATTTCCACGACGTGAGTGGCTTGCGTAAAGCCATATTTAGCAGCGATTGAGGCCGCCCACTCTTCGACGTGGGGGGCCTCAATTTCTACCGTCTTGCTGCAGTTGCGGCAGAGCAAGTGGTGATGGTGTTCGTCCATAGCGCAACGCCGGAACACGGACTCGCCGTCATTCGAACGCACGACGTCCACTGAACCTTCATCCGCCATGGATTGCAGGACGCGGTACACGGTGGCAAGGGAGACTTTGTCGCCACGATTTTGGAGCCACACAAAGAGCTCTTGAGCGCTCATGAAATCGGGTACTTCGCCGAGGGCTGCCTCGATCGAACGGCGTTGACGCGTATTGCGCACGGGGGCGCCGCGAAGTTCAGCGGAATTCGACTCTTGAGATGACGCCTGCGGGGTGGACATATTCCTCCTTGGACATGAACTTCCAGTTTACCCGTGGCTGGGAGTTTCCGCTGTGGAGGTTGTCACGATAAGCCACGGGCTTAGGGTGGAATCATGAAGCTTACGAAGTTTGGACACTCCTGCATTCGCCTCGAAAAAGACTCCGGAGTACTGGTTTTTGATCCCGGTACCGAAAGCGACGTCGAAGCCGCCCTTGCTGGCGCCACCGCTATTCTCATCACGCACGAGCACGCGGATCACTTTGACGCGGAGCGGGTCCTACCGTTTCTGGAGTCCAATGAGAAGCTGGAGATCTACGCGCCACCGAGTGTCGCAGCGAGCATTCATGAGAGCGCTTCTGAGCAGGTATCCGAGCGCGTACGCGTTCCTCATGTGGGGGAGCCGTTCGAAGTTGCCGGTTTCAATATTCAGGTCTTTGGCGGTCAGCATGCGCTGATCCATCCCTTGCTTTCGGTGGTAGCAAACTACGGCTATCTGGTGGACGGCGACGTTTTCCACCCGGGCGATTCATTCACTGTTCCTGAGACCGTGGCGAAGAGCCAGCTCAAAGTACTTTTGGTCCCGTTCCAAGCGCCGTGGTCTAAGACCTCTGAAGTCATTGACTTCGTCATTTCAGTGCGCCCCGCGCGGGCCCTTCCGATTCACGACGCCATGGTCAATGACAGTGGCCGCGGCGTGATCGAGAAGCACGTGAAGATGATTTCCTCTCGATTCGGCACCAGCTACGAGGTTCTTGAGAATGGAGTGACTCTTGACCTCGCATGAGACTTCTCACGCTGACGCACACCGCCGCCAACCAGCGCTGATTGATGCCGGTGAGCTTGCGGCCCGATTGCAGCGCGGTGACCGAATCGTGGTACTTGACGTTCGCTGGTCACTGGCTGCCGCCGCAGCGAAGGACCCGGCGTCCGACGTTCCCGTGGGCTTCGACGAGTACCGCGACGGCCACATCCCAGGTGCTCTCTTCGTTGACTTGGAAACGGAGCTAGCCGCCCACGCTTCACCCGATCACGGTCGCCACCCACTGCCATCCAAAACGGACTTTCAAGAGACCGTTCGCTCGCTCGGCCTCCAGAAGGACGACTTCGTGGTGGTCTACGACGACCTGGCGGGCATGTCAGCCGCACGCGCCTGGTGGCTCCTCGGGTTTGCAGGCTTCCGAACGGCCGTACTCGATGGAGGTCTCACAGCATGGGTCGCCTCCGGAAGAGAACTAGAAACCGGCAGTATCCCGCGTCCGCAAGCTAGCGGCGTCGTTATCGATTGGAACCGTAAGCCAGTTCTCAAGCACCGCGACGTTGATCACTTCGCGCAGTCAGGCTCACTCTTGGACGCGCGAGCGGGGGAGCGCTACCGCGGCGAGACGGAGCCAGTGGATCCGCGCGCGGGCCACGTTCCGGGTGCCATTAGCGCCCCCACCAGCGAGAACGTCAACGAGAGCGGTCACTTCAAGACCACCGAGGCGCTGCAAAAGCGATTTGAGTCTTTGCTCTCGGCCGATGTTCCAGTCGCTGTGTACTGCGGTTCCGGTGTGACTGCGGCCCATGAGATTTTGGCGCTGGATATCGCAGGCATCGATGCTGCGCTGTACCCGGGGTCGTGGTCTCAGTGGTCAAATGACGAGTCCCTACCACTGGAAACAGGTTCCCACAAGTCACTTTGAGACAGGGAGAACCGGCGCACGGATTCAAGTGGTAATTTCGAGACATGACTCCTCAATCAGGCCGACCAGTGCCTCCAGCTATGTCAGATATCGCTGCTTTGCGCGAGAGCGTCAACCAGCAAGCATCCGCCAACGCCTCCGCCGGACGTACCGCCCACGCTGTGGGTATGGTTCAGACGGGCGGCCAGCTCGAAAAGCTCGACATCGAACGCCGTGCCGTAGGCCCGCGCGACATCGACATTGAGATTGACTTCTGTGGACTGTGCCACTCAGACATTCACTCCGCTCGTGGCGAATGGGGTGCGAAAGAACTTCCTTTGGTCACCGGCCACGAGATCGTGGGTCGTGTGGTTGCTCTCGGTAGCGACGTCGAGGGCTTCGAGATCGGCGAGCGCGTGGGCGTTGGCTGCCTTGTTGACTCGTGCGGTCAGTGCGAATCCTGCGAGCAGGGCTTGGAGCAGTACTGCCTCAACGGCGCTGTGGGCACCTACGCCTCGACGAACCCGAAGACCGGCGAATACACGCAGGGTGGCTACTCCACCTCGATCGTGGTGGACCAGGACTTCGTGCTTCACGTTCCTGAGTCTTTGGACCCAGCCGCCGCTGCACCGCTCCTGTGCGCAGGCATCACCACCTACTCGCCGTTGAACCACTTGTTCGTGGATCAGGAAGACGCCGTGGGCGTTGTAGGCCTCGGCGGCTTGGGCCACATGGCCGTCAAGCTTGCCAAGGCCATGGGCGCGGTTGTCACTGTCTTCACCACGTCCCCCTCCAAGGTGGAGGCTGCCAAGGAACTCGGCGCCGATCACGTGGTGTTGTCAAAGGACGAGGACGCCATGAACGCTGTTCGCGGAACGCTTGATGTCATCATCGACACGGTCGCCGCGCCTCACGATCTCAACGATTACTTCAAGACCCTCAAGGTAGACGGAGCGCTGGTTCAGGTGGGTCTCCCATCTGAAGCTATGCCAGCCATCCGCCCGGGCTCGCTCATTTCCCGCCGCCTCACCTACATGGGTTCCAACATTGGCGGCATCGCCGAAACCCAGGAAGTCTTGGACTTCTGCGCCGAGCACGGCATCGTGAGCGACATCGAAATCGTCACGGGTGACCAGCTCAACGAGGCGTGGGAACGCATGGTTGCCGGAGACGTCAAGTACCGCTTCGTCCTGGACGTCAACAGCTTGCGTGAGGCTGAGACTGCGGGAGCGTCGGCATGAGCACGGTCTTTTCCAAGATCATCTCGGGCGAGTTCCCTGGCCGCTTTGTCTGGGCTGACGAGAAGGTTGTTGCCTTTCTTTCGATCGGTCCGCTGACCAAGGGACATACTCTGGTGGTTCCTCGCGAAGAGATCGACAAGTGGACGGAAGCTCCCGGTGACTTGGTGTCTCACGCGACGTCCGTGGCTCAGATCATCGGTCAGGCCCAGGTGGAAGCCTTCGGCGCCGAGCGCGCTGGTCTCATGATCGCCGGCTTCGAGGTCCCACACATGCACGTGCACGTGTGGCCCGTGAATTCCCTCGAGGATTTCAACCTTGCGAATGTGCGCAGTGACGTTCCAGACGCCGAGTTCGACGACGCAGCTCACCTCTTGCGGGTCGCCTTGCGTCAAGCGGGCCACGAGCAATTCGTTGCCGACGCTGGGCCGCTTCCGGCTTAGCGAGGGCTGAGGACTAGAACGAACGAAGTAGGCCACTCCGGTGTTGCAGTTACCTGCGGCCGGAG
Encoded here:
- a CDS encoding metal ABC transporter solute-binding protein, Zn/Mn family: MISQHTSASRLKRRTLMTLAVPAMLTLAACGQQGGTAGASSSGSSNSGISVVASTNVYGDIAQQIGGDKVQVSSIITRESQDPHSYEASAQDRLAVSKAKLVVANGGGYDDYMDQLAGNGSASVIHAVDFSKEDTTHDHSGEAHAEHEHGAEGNEHVWYDLHAMEALAEGIKDELIKVDASNEATYVANAKKLVESLKPLADRAHALASANAGKKFAMTEPVPQYLLSETGFEDATPAGFSSAIEAGNDVPPLVVLDMEKALEAKSFSFLAFNPQTATPQTDSIKATAEKNGVPVLNFLELLPEGKDFQQWMSENISSIEGLNAK
- a CDS encoding metal ABC transporter ATP-binding protein, yielding MPSSTSAQEPTQSASAAPRPAIDVQDACLSFGNRTLWDNLSFSVNPGEFVAVLGPNGCGKTTLLRVLLGLQELDRGTVRIAGKPATRGSADVGYIPQQKMLPENTPLRGRDLVALGLEGYRWGPGLPSRKTKDRVQELISLVKAESFADRPVGLLSGGEQQRLRAVQAVASHPPVLLCDEPLLSLDLNHQRAVTSLIHQETVDNDTAVLFVTHEINPVLPYVDKVLFLAGGRFNVGHPDEVLTSEVLSDLYGSHIDVVRSEDRVAIIGLQDGIVHKHQEGAL
- a CDS encoding metal ABC transporter permease, producing the protein MNFSDMWSTIFSFENYAELLPLVSNSLLAGAILGVVGGLIGVFVMTRDMAFAVHGIAELSFAGAAFALLIGANVIWGSVGGSLIAALLLGALGTKASDRNAVTGVLMPFGLGLGILFLSLYEGRSANKFGLLTGQIVSVDSVQLGLLAGGAVIVIAALLVMWRPLMFASVDPAVAMAKGVPVRGLSIAFMLVLGLAVALSIQVVGSLLVLALLITPAAAALLVSSRPPIVVGLSVLFAMTSVVGGILLSLAGRLPISPYVTTLSFLIYAICRTLNWVRRRSYRARARAEHSAHSPEISTT
- a CDS encoding Fur family transcriptional regulator, translating into MSTPQASSQESNSAELRGAPVRNTRQRRSIEAALGEVPDFMSAQELFVWLQNRGDKVSLATVYRVLQSMADEGSVDVVRSNDGESVFRRCAMDEHHHHLLCRNCSKTVEIEAPHVEEWAASIAAKYGFTQATHVVEISGLCAECSARALAR
- a CDS encoding MBL fold metallo-hydrolase, with protein sequence MKLTKFGHSCIRLEKDSGVLVFDPGTESDVEAALAGATAILITHEHADHFDAERVLPFLESNEKLEIYAPPSVAASIHESASEQVSERVRVPHVGEPFEVAGFNIQVFGGQHALIHPLLSVVANYGYLVDGDVFHPGDSFTVPETVAKSQLKVLLVPFQAPWSKTSEVIDFVISVRPARALPIHDAMVNDSGRGVIEKHVKMISSRFGTSYEVLENGVTLDLA
- a CDS encoding sulfurtransferase — translated: MTSHETSHADAHRRQPALIDAGELAARLQRGDRIVVLDVRWSLAAAAAKDPASDVPVGFDEYRDGHIPGALFVDLETELAAHASPDHGRHPLPSKTDFQETVRSLGLQKDDFVVVYDDLAGMSAARAWWLLGFAGFRTAVLDGGLTAWVASGRELETGSIPRPQASGVVIDWNRKPVLKHRDVDHFAQSGSLLDARAGERYRGETEPVDPRAGHVPGAISAPTSENVNESGHFKTTEALQKRFESLLSADVPVAVYCGSGVTAAHEILALDIAGIDAALYPGSWSQWSNDESLPLETGSHKSL
- a CDS encoding NAD(P)-dependent alcohol dehydrogenase; the encoded protein is MTPQSGRPVPPAMSDIAALRESVNQQASANASAGRTAHAVGMVQTGGQLEKLDIERRAVGPRDIDIEIDFCGLCHSDIHSARGEWGAKELPLVTGHEIVGRVVALGSDVEGFEIGERVGVGCLVDSCGQCESCEQGLEQYCLNGAVGTYASTNPKTGEYTQGGYSTSIVVDQDFVLHVPESLDPAAAAPLLCAGITTYSPLNHLFVDQEDAVGVVGLGGLGHMAVKLAKAMGAVVTVFTTSPSKVEAAKELGADHVVLSKDEDAMNAVRGTLDVIIDTVAAPHDLNDYFKTLKVDGALVQVGLPSEAMPAIRPGSLISRRLTYMGSNIGGIAETQEVLDFCAEHGIVSDIEIVTGDQLNEAWERMVAGDVKYRFVLDVNSLREAETAGASA